The Raphanus sativus cultivar WK10039 chromosome 2, ASM80110v3, whole genome shotgun sequence genome includes a region encoding these proteins:
- the LOC108830449 gene encoding uncharacterized protein LOC108830449 encodes MVVCEVGRGTNASFWHDKWTNRGPLIDLTGPRGPGVTVLHVDAVVADALRDGNWWVNRSGSRNRLITLVRKCLPEAAPILSSEVEDIYLWKPGNRGASTAFSAAHTWEALHPQGEQVFWHRQVWFQGRIPKHMFITWVIARNRLGTRDRLRGWGLQVPSTCILCNVADETRQHFFFDCSYSSEIWSFFCSRLQLIPPVLF; translated from the coding sequence ATGGTGGTTTGCGAGGTGGGCAGGGGTACGAATGCGAGTTTCTGGCATGACAAGTGGACAAACAGAGGTCCGCTGATCGATCTTACGGGACCTAGAGGTCCAGGGGTCACCGTTTTACATGTGGATGCAGTAGTGGCGGATGCTCTAAGAGATGGGAATTGGTGGGTAAACAGAAGTGGGAGCAGGAATCGACTTATCACTTTGGTTAGAAAGTGTCTTCCGGAAGCAGCTCCTATATTATCCTCAGAAGTGGAGGATATATATCTTTGGAAGCCTGGAAACAGAGGTGCTTCAACCGCTTTCTCGGCAGCTCATACTTGGGAGGCTCTACACCCGCAAGGAGAGCAAGTCTTCTGGCATCGGCAAGTCTGGTTTCAAGGTAGAATACCCAAACATATGTTTATTACATGGGTGATTGCGCGGAACCGTCTAGGCACAAGAGACAGATTGAGAGGCTGGGGCTTGCAGGTGCCGTCAACTTGCATTTTATGCAATGTGGCAGATGAGACAAGACAACACTTCTTCTTTGATTGTAGTTACAGCTCTGAGATATGGTCGTTTTTCTGCTCTAGGCTGCAGTTAATTCCTCCTGTCTTGTTTTAA